Proteins from a single region of Halorubrum sp. 2020YC2:
- a CDS encoding universal stress protein: MIERVLVAMDGSDLSERALRYALDGHPDAEITVLNVVGGASPMMGQAVGIALSDDGEEGIREAAEPVFERAREIAAEYDAEVETIVEAGRPARQIIDHAEEFDVVVLGTHSGSLADRLLVGNVAKTVFQRSPVPVTVVR, encoded by the coding sequence ATGATAGAGCGCGTACTCGTCGCGATGGACGGCTCAGACCTCTCCGAGCGCGCGCTCCGGTACGCGCTCGACGGGCATCCGGACGCCGAGATCACCGTCCTGAACGTCGTCGGCGGGGCGTCACCGATGATGGGGCAGGCGGTGGGGATCGCGCTGTCGGACGACGGCGAGGAGGGGATCCGCGAGGCCGCCGAGCCGGTGTTCGAGCGGGCGCGCGAGATCGCCGCCGAGTACGACGCGGAGGTCGAGACGATCGTGGAGGCGGGGCGGCCAGCGCGCCAGATCATCGACCACGCCGAGGAGTTCGACGTGGTCGTGTTGGGCACCCACAGCGGGTCGCTCGCGGACCGGCTGCTCGTCGGTAACGTCGCCAAGACGGTGTTTCAGCGGTCGCCGGTGCCGGTGACGGTCGTTCGGTGA
- a CDS encoding GNAT family N-acetyltransferase, protein MAETDTRIEPATADDVDAVTEMWVALAAGQREHGSTLRAEANRATVREWAAQSVVTGDILVARDAAAAAGSGDETDVVGFVGFSLERGDYERDAVRGTVSNLFVTPERRGEGIGAALLDAAERALDEAGADRVALEALADNDRARAFYAAHGYESHRVELTKSIDGETDDGRNGDAESAAESG, encoded by the coding sequence ATGGCCGAGACGGACACCCGGATCGAGCCGGCGACCGCCGACGACGTCGACGCCGTCACCGAGATGTGGGTGGCGCTCGCGGCGGGCCAGCGCGAGCACGGCTCCACGCTCCGCGCCGAGGCGAACCGCGCGACCGTCCGCGAGTGGGCCGCGCAGTCGGTCGTCACGGGAGATATCCTTGTCGCGCGCGACGCGGCGGCCGCGGCGGGGTCAGGCGACGAGACCGACGTCGTCGGCTTCGTCGGCTTCTCGCTCGAACGCGGCGACTACGAGCGCGACGCCGTCCGCGGGACCGTCAGCAACCTCTTCGTGACGCCGGAGCGTCGCGGGGAGGGGATCGGCGCGGCGCTGCTCGACGCGGCCGAGCGCGCGCTCGACGAGGCGGGCGCGGACCGCGTGGCGCTGGAGGCGCTGGCCGACAACGACCGCGCCCGGGCGTTCTACGCGGCGCACGGCTACGAGAGCCACCGCGTCGAACTGACGAAGTCGATCGACGGCGAGACCGACGACGGCCGGAACGGTGACGCCGAATCCGCGGCCGAAAGCGGCTGA
- a CDS encoding DEAD/DEAH box helicase family protein, whose amino-acid sequence MDVRVTYEDGTVRVDADADLAADALPPLPGVETDPRTGTGRAPAHRYAELRRALRVAGVSVDDRVLAASDRAAEAAGLPDALATDYDLREYQREALDAWRDAGDRGVIELPTGAGKTVIAIRAMVELGVPTLVVVPTVDLLDQWQRELEREFDVPIGRFGGGEQRREAITVSTYDSAYLKADGVGDAFGFVVFDEVHHLGGEGYRDAARLLAAPARLGLTATFERPDGAHEAVAELVGDRVYALDVDDLAGDHLAPYDIRRIEVELTDAERERYDEKQGTFVEYVRDAGITFTSGSDYQELVKRSGNDPAAREALLAKQDAREIMMNAERKVDRLAEILDRHRDDRVIVFTAHTDLVYRLSERFLLPAITAETGAKERREILERFRDGTYGRVVAANVLDEGVDVPDANVAVLLSGSGSEREFTQRLGRVLRPKEDGGRATLYELVSAETAEERVASRRR is encoded by the coding sequence ATGGACGTCCGGGTGACCTACGAGGACGGGACGGTCCGGGTCGACGCGGACGCCGACCTCGCGGCCGACGCGCTCCCGCCGCTGCCCGGGGTCGAGACCGATCCCCGGACCGGGACCGGTCGCGCGCCCGCGCACCGCTACGCCGAACTCCGGCGCGCGCTTCGGGTGGCCGGCGTCTCCGTCGACGACCGGGTGCTCGCGGCGAGCGACCGCGCCGCCGAGGCGGCCGGGCTGCCGGACGCGCTCGCCACCGACTACGACCTCCGCGAGTACCAGCGCGAGGCGCTCGACGCGTGGCGCGACGCCGGCGACCGCGGCGTGATCGAACTGCCGACGGGCGCCGGCAAGACCGTGATCGCGATCCGCGCGATGGTCGAGTTGGGCGTCCCGACGCTCGTCGTCGTCCCCACGGTCGACCTGCTCGACCAATGGCAGCGGGAGCTGGAACGCGAGTTCGACGTCCCGATCGGCCGGTTCGGCGGGGGCGAGCAGCGCCGGGAGGCGATCACGGTGTCGACGTACGACTCGGCGTACCTGAAGGCGGACGGCGTGGGCGACGCGTTCGGGTTCGTCGTCTTCGACGAGGTCCACCACCTCGGCGGCGAGGGGTACCGCGACGCCGCGCGCCTCCTCGCCGCGCCCGCGCGGCTCGGACTCACCGCCACCTTCGAGCGCCCGGACGGCGCCCACGAGGCGGTCGCGGAGCTGGTGGGCGACCGCGTGTACGCGCTCGACGTGGACGACCTCGCGGGCGACCACCTCGCGCCCTACGACATCCGGCGGATCGAGGTGGAGCTGACCGACGCGGAGCGTGAGCGCTACGACGAGAAGCAGGGCACGTTCGTCGAGTACGTCCGCGACGCGGGGATCACGTTCACGAGCGGGAGCGACTACCAGGAACTCGTCAAGCGCTCGGGCAACGACCCGGCCGCCCGCGAGGCCCTCCTCGCGAAGCAGGACGCCCGCGAGATAATGATGAACGCAGAGCGGAAGGTCGACCGGCTCGCGGAGATCCTCGACCGGCACCGCGACGACCGCGTGATCGTGTTCACGGCCCACACCGACCTCGTCTACCGCCTCTCCGAGCGCTTCCTCCTGCCAGCGATCACCGCCGAGACGGGCGCGAAGGAGCGGCGCGAGATCCTCGAACGCTTCCGCGACGGCACCTACGGGCGGGTGGTCGCCGCGAACGTCTTAGACGAGGGGGTCGACGTGCCTGACGCCAACGTCGCGGTCCTCCTCTCCGGGTCGGGCAGCGAGCGCGAGTTCACCCAGCGGCTCGGGCGCGTCCTCCGGCCGAAGGAGGACGGCGGACGGGCGACTCTCTACGAACTCGTCAGCGCCGAGACGGCCGAGGAGCGCGTGGCGAGCCGGCGGCGATAG
- a CDS encoding PAS domain-containing protein — translation MEGLPADLRSDDAPTIRVLHVDDDAFLDLTATYLGRIDDAYRIVRVNPAAEDILGYDESELLGGSWVPFVPESEYRHVAALERDLLSDKGGYQSVNENVRSDGERIRCAWHNQVVTDAEGAVIGVFSQFEDVTEAEARKRAIERTNAVLSSALDALPVGILVEDADRCVIQANERLYELFGVEGDPESAVGRDCEELAVELSEEFVDPEGFVERIETIVAERRPVEDERLALADGTALVRTYRPIDLPDGNGHLWAYRVTSRAE, via the coding sequence ATGGAGGGGCTTCCCGCGGACCTCAGGTCGGACGACGCACCGACGATCCGCGTCCTTCACGTCGACGACGACGCCTTCCTCGACCTGACCGCGACGTACCTCGGACGGATCGACGACGCGTACCGGATCGTCCGGGTGAACCCCGCTGCCGAGGATATCCTCGGCTACGACGAGTCGGAACTGCTCGGCGGGTCGTGGGTCCCGTTCGTCCCCGAGTCGGAGTATCGACACGTGGCGGCGCTCGAACGCGACCTGCTCTCCGACAAGGGCGGCTACCAGAGCGTCAACGAGAACGTCCGGAGCGACGGCGAGCGGATCCGCTGCGCGTGGCACAACCAGGTGGTGACCGACGCCGAGGGGGCGGTGATCGGCGTCTTCTCGCAGTTCGAGGACGTCACCGAAGCGGAGGCCCGGAAACGCGCGATCGAGCGGACGAACGCCGTGCTGTCGTCCGCGCTCGACGCCCTCCCGGTGGGGATACTCGTCGAGGACGCGGACCGCTGCGTTATTCAGGCGAACGAGCGGCTGTACGAGTTGTTCGGCGTCGAGGGGGACCCGGAGAGCGCCGTCGGCCGCGACTGCGAGGAACTCGCGGTCGAACTGAGCGAGGAGTTCGTCGATCCGGAGGGGTTCGTCGAACGGATCGAGACGATAGTCGCGGAGCGACGTCCGGTGGAGGACGAGCGGCTCGCGCTCGCGGACGGGACCGCGCTGGTCCGGACCTACCGGCCGATCGACCTGCCGGACGGGAACGGTCACCTGTGGGCGTACCGGGTGACGAGCCGGGCCGAGTGA
- a CDS encoding CBS domain-containing protein → MRTDTTVRDVMHREFLGVSESDSLSDAAALLVEEETNCLVVVRGGEPVGRLGSRDALDALLDATGSDDGSRSETNVDDRTVGDAMGPPLPTASPNDSLTAVEERLVAEGADRVVAVDDGEAVGVVTDGDVLAAGAPRTGTDGFGDGSATGEGRPDEAVVSAAAAADSDAERGAGATMDPATTERVAGEPRDEPAGTDGGVDPVAEAPSGASTQGVCENCGALVPDLVTANGQAVCPNCREI, encoded by the coding sequence ATGCGAACAGACACCACGGTTCGTGACGTGATGCACCGCGAGTTCCTCGGCGTCAGCGAGTCGGACTCGCTCTCGGACGCGGCCGCGCTGCTGGTCGAGGAGGAGACGAACTGCCTCGTCGTCGTGCGCGGCGGCGAGCCTGTCGGGCGCTTGGGGTCCCGCGACGCGCTCGACGCGCTGCTGGACGCCACCGGATCCGACGACGGCTCGAGATCAGAGACGAACGTCGACGACCGCACCGTCGGCGACGCGATGGGACCGCCGCTGCCGACGGCGTCCCCGAACGACTCCCTGACGGCCGTCGAGGAGCGCCTCGTCGCGGAGGGGGCGGACCGGGTCGTCGCCGTCGACGACGGCGAGGCGGTCGGGGTCGTCACGGACGGCGACGTGCTCGCCGCCGGCGCCCCGCGGACCGGGACCGACGGGTTCGGTGACGGGAGCGCGACCGGCGAGGGGCGGCCGGACGAGGCGGTGGTCTCGGCGGCCGCCGCCGCGGACTCCGACGCCGAACGGGGCGCCGGGGCGACGATGGACCCGGCGACGACGGAGCGCGTCGCGGGCGAGCCGCGCGACGAGCCGGCGGGGACCGACGGCGGCGTCGACCCGGTCGCGGAGGCGCCGAGCGGGGCCTCGACGCAGGGCGTCTGCGAGAACTGCGGCGCGCTCGTCCCCGACCTCGTCACCGCCAACGGGCAGGCGGTCTGCCCGAACTGCCGCGAGATCTGA
- a CDS encoding thymidine kinase yields MHAITRSGWIEVISGSMFSGKTEELLRRLRRSEIAGQSVAVYTPAIDDRYGEATIGSHTGRQWEATVVDNEGEGPLDILDDDPAEVVAVDEANFFSNALIEVCNALADRGSRVIVSGTDQTFRGEPFEPLPQLMATAEYVDKLQAICSVCGEPASRNQRLIEGEPAHVDDPTILVGAEESYEARCRDCHVLLTGDRPEERPFESAEADSAND; encoded by the coding sequence ATGCACGCCATCACTCGATCCGGGTGGATCGAGGTCATCTCCGGGTCGATGTTCTCCGGCAAGACGGAGGAGCTGCTCCGGCGCCTCCGCCGGTCCGAAATCGCCGGCCAGTCGGTCGCCGTCTACACGCCCGCGATCGACGACCGCTACGGCGAGGCGACGATCGGCAGCCACACCGGCCGGCAGTGGGAGGCGACCGTCGTCGACAACGAGGGCGAGGGCCCGCTCGACATCCTCGACGACGACCCCGCCGAGGTCGTCGCGGTCGACGAGGCGAACTTCTTCTCGAACGCGCTCATCGAGGTCTGTAACGCCCTCGCGGACCGCGGCAGCCGGGTGATCGTCTCGGGCACGGACCAGACGTTCCGCGGCGAGCCGTTCGAGCCGCTCCCGCAGCTGATGGCGACCGCCGAGTACGTCGACAAGCTCCAAGCCATCTGCTCGGTCTGTGGCGAACCCGCCTCCCGGAACCAGCGGCTCATCGAGGGGGAGCCGGCCCACGTCGACGACCCGACGATCCTCGTCGGCGCCGAGGAGTCCTACGAGGCACGGTGTCGCGACTGCCACGTCCTGTTGACCGGCGACCGGCCCGAGGAGCGACCGTTCGAAAGCGCCGAGGCGGACTCCGCGAACGACTGA
- a CDS encoding class I SAM-dependent methyltransferase, with amino-acid sequence MNDAHRENRRLWNRWSDAFQARWNADTATDAPPVPSPFDLDADGPDPERLVPAMGDAAVVELGCGGGQGAVGTALAGADRVVVVDLSREQLRHARRLRDHYGADATFLHGDVAALPLAADAFDVAFSEWAYQHVADLDAALREARRALRDGATFLLSVPHPFGELIDGETGELDGRYHDDPRRRIAIDDAYDAEMVVFDRSVGELHRALSDAGFAVDAVVEPDPIEHSPNVDCGPAAAVPRDLRLWATAA; translated from the coding sequence GTGAACGACGCGCACCGCGAGAACCGCCGCCTCTGGAACCGGTGGAGCGACGCGTTTCAGGCCCGCTGGAACGCGGACACCGCGACGGACGCGCCGCCCGTCCCGTCGCCGTTCGACCTCGACGCCGACGGTCCCGACCCGGAGCGGCTGGTCCCCGCGATGGGGGACGCGGCGGTCGTCGAGCTCGGTTGCGGCGGCGGGCAGGGAGCCGTCGGCACCGCGCTGGCGGGCGCCGACCGCGTCGTCGTCGTCGACCTCTCCCGGGAACAGCTCCGACACGCTCGACGTCTCAGAGACCACTACGGCGCCGACGCGACGTTCCTCCACGGCGACGTGGCGGCGCTCCCGCTCGCCGCCGACGCGTTCGACGTCGCCTTCTCCGAGTGGGCGTACCAGCACGTCGCCGACCTCGACGCCGCCCTCCGCGAGGCGCGCCGCGCGCTCCGCGACGGGGCGACGTTCCTGCTGTCGGTGCCGCACCCGTTCGGCGAGCTTATCGACGGCGAGACCGGCGAACTCGACGGCCGGTACCACGACGACCCGCGGCGACGGATCGCGATCGACGACGCCTACGACGCCGAGATGGTCGTCTTCGACCGCTCGGTCGGTGAACTCCACCGCGCGCTGTCGGACGCCGGCTTCGCCGTCGACGCGGTCGTCGAGCCGGACCCGATAGAGCACTCGCCGAACGTCGACTGCGGGCCGGCCGCGGCGGTCCCGCGAGACCTCCGGCTGTGGGCTACGGCGGCGTGA
- a CDS encoding HD domain-containing protein, with amino-acid sequence MITVKDTVHDHIEIDGVAADLVDTPAVQRLRHVKQLGTVQLVYPSANHTRFEHSLGVYHLASRALDHLGIEGKRADRIEAAAMLHDVGHGPFSHNLESLTHRRTGKYHDDVGGLLATGAVGEVLRNHDLDPDRIAAIVAGEGAYAGLVSGELDVDRMDYLVRDAYHTGVPYGTIDTERFVRELTFVERDGLADGDEAARDGTARDGPELVLDEGNVQTAESLLLARALMNPVVYTHHVARISKAMLRRAASELLDATATTAAELRRMDDHDFLAAIRDCRETAELSRRYDERDLYKLAVWAEYDDVPDRVHEADHAAETALEREIAAEAGVARDHIILDAPPEPSMRESTARVTVNGEIRRLERQSPLVSALRTAQRNQWRLGVYAPEPAADRVGRAAADVLGLDPDGLVTEVRGAMPTTLDEF; translated from the coding sequence ATGATCACGGTCAAGGACACCGTCCACGACCACATCGAGATCGACGGGGTCGCCGCCGACCTCGTCGACACCCCCGCCGTCCAGCGGCTCCGTCACGTGAAACAGCTCGGGACGGTCCAGCTGGTCTACCCCTCCGCGAACCACACCCGGTTCGAGCACAGCCTCGGCGTCTACCACCTCGCGAGCCGCGCGCTCGACCACCTCGGAATCGAGGGGAAGCGAGCCGACCGCATCGAGGCGGCGGCGATGCTCCACGACGTCGGGCACGGCCCGTTCAGCCACAACCTCGAATCGCTCACCCACCGCCGGACCGGGAAGTACCACGACGACGTGGGCGGGCTGCTCGCGACGGGCGCGGTCGGTGAGGTGCTGCGGAACCACGACCTTGACCCGGACCGGATCGCCGCCATCGTCGCCGGCGAGGGGGCGTACGCCGGACTCGTCTCGGGCGAACTCGACGTGGACCGCATGGACTACCTCGTGCGCGACGCCTACCACACCGGCGTCCCGTACGGCACCATCGACACCGAGCGGTTCGTCCGGGAGCTGACGTTCGTCGAGCGCGACGGGCTCGCGGACGGCGACGAGGCGGCTCGCGACGGAACGGCCCGCGACGGCCCGGAGCTCGTCTTAGACGAGGGGAACGTCCAGACCGCGGAGAGCCTGCTCTTAGCCCGGGCGCTGATGAACCCGGTCGTCTACACCCACCACGTCGCGCGCATTTCGAAGGCGATGCTGCGCCGGGCCGCGAGCGAGCTGCTCGACGCCACCGCGACGACCGCGGCGGAGCTCCGGCGGATGGACGACCACGACTTCCTCGCCGCGATCCGCGACTGCCGCGAGACGGCGGAGCTCTCCCGCCGGTACGACGAGCGCGACCTCTACAAGCTGGCGGTGTGGGCCGAGTACGACGACGTCCCCGACCGCGTCCACGAGGCGGACCACGCCGCGGAGACCGCGCTCGAACGCGAGATAGCCGCGGAGGCGGGCGTCGCCCGCGACCACATAATCTTAGACGCGCCCCCGGAGCCGTCGATGCGCGAGTCGACCGCGCGCGTCACCGTCAACGGCGAGATCCGGCGGTTGGAGCGGCAGTCGCCGCTGGTCTCAGCGCTCCGGACCGCCCAGCGGAACCAGTGGCGGCTCGGCGTGTACGCCCCCGAACCGGCGGCCGACCGCGTCGGCCGCGCGGCAGCCGACGTGCTCGGGCTCGACCCAGACGGCCTCGTGACCGAGGTGCGCGGCGCGATGCCGACGACGCTCGACGAGTTCTGA
- a CDS encoding CinA family protein, translating to MDETTAPAERLNALLGDRDETLATAESLTGGLVGSRVTDVPGASAYFDRGFVTYTYDAKRELLGVSRESLDAHGAVSEPVVREMAAGARDRADADWAVATTGIAGPTGGTDEKPVGLVWFGVAHAAPWGTEESFVRTERAVLDGDRDAVKRGAAERALDALVRAIEDVED from the coding sequence ATGGACGAGACGACCGCTCCCGCCGAGCGCCTGAACGCGCTCCTCGGGGACCGCGACGAGACGCTCGCGACCGCGGAGTCGCTCACCGGCGGGCTGGTCGGGTCGCGGGTGACTGACGTGCCGGGCGCGAGCGCCTACTTCGACCGGGGGTTCGTGACGTACACGTACGACGCCAAGCGCGAGCTGCTCGGCGTCTCCCGCGAGTCGCTCGACGCCCACGGCGCCGTGAGCGAGCCGGTGGTCCGCGAGATGGCGGCCGGCGCGCGCGACCGGGCGGACGCGGACTGGGCGGTCGCGACGACCGGGATCGCGGGGCCGACCGGCGGCACCGACGAGAAGCCGGTCGGACTCGTCTGGTTCGGGGTCGCGCACGCCGCGCCGTGGGGCACCGAGGAGTCGTTCGTTCGGACCGAGCGCGCGGTCCTCGACGGCGACCGCGACGCGGTGAAGCGAGGGGCCGCCGAGCGCGCGCTCGACGCGCTCGTCCGGGCTATCGAGGACGTCGAAGACTGA
- a CDS encoding class I SAM-dependent methyltransferase, with translation MTDTDWDERFASGEYPRAPEPSPVFRAYEPSLPDGRALDVAAGTGRNAVFLADRGRDVDALDASAEGLRIVRERAAERGIGDRIETVRGDVSTYGFPAETYDLIAMSYFHALDRFADLIAALAPGGYLFVEGHLRSAPPAGSGPSGDRYRFAANELLRAGLGLSVRYYDETTTERPDGRERATARLLARKSTGGRQSYPPRPEPAERWEDGGSGSADVESTAADGRDA, from the coding sequence GTGACCGACACCGACTGGGACGAGCGGTTCGCGTCGGGCGAGTACCCGCGCGCGCCGGAGCCGTCCCCCGTGTTCCGCGCCTACGAGCCGTCGCTGCCCGACGGCCGCGCGCTCGACGTCGCCGCCGGGACCGGCCGCAACGCGGTGTTCCTCGCGGACCGCGGCCGCGACGTCGACGCGCTCGACGCCTCGGCGGAAGGACTCCGTATCGTGCGCGAGCGCGCCGCGGAACGCGGGATCGGAGACCGGATCGAGACGGTTCGGGGCGACGTCTCGACGTACGGCTTCCCGGCGGAGACGTACGACCTGATCGCGATGAGCTACTTCCACGCGCTCGACCGGTTCGCGGACCTGATCGCGGCGCTCGCGCCCGGCGGGTACCTCTTCGTGGAGGGACACCTCCGGTCGGCGCCGCCCGCGGGCTCGGGACCGAGCGGCGACCGCTATCGATTCGCGGCGAACGAACTGCTCCGCGCCGGACTCGGGCTGAGCGTGCGCTACTACGACGAGACGACGACGGAGCGGCCCGACGGCCGCGAGCGCGCCACGGCCCGGCTGCTCGCGCGGAAGTCGACCGGCGGCCGCCAGTCGTACCCGCCGCGTCCGGAGCCGGCGGAGCGGTGGGAAGACGGCGGCTCCGGCTCGGCCGACGTCGAATCGACCGCCGCGGACGGGCGGGACGCGTGA
- a CDS encoding universal stress protein: MYDVLLGIGLDDEPRAVAQAEAVVDLPGADGDVTAHLCHVFRDNPQGASVHQLGTVRRAREVLEDAGVDCVHYEASGDPGDELLAAAEDVDADAICVSGRKRSPAGKAVFGSTTQALVLNADRPVLTVPGPDGE, from the coding sequence ATGTACGACGTGCTCCTCGGTATCGGACTCGACGACGAACCGCGGGCGGTCGCACAGGCCGAAGCGGTCGTCGACCTCCCGGGCGCCGACGGCGACGTGACCGCGCACCTCTGTCACGTCTTCCGGGACAACCCGCAGGGCGCGTCGGTCCACCAGCTGGGAACGGTGCGGCGCGCCCGCGAGGTCCTCGAAGACGCCGGCGTCGACTGCGTCCACTACGAGGCGAGCGGCGACCCCGGCGACGAGCTGCTCGCGGCCGCGGAGGACGTCGACGCCGACGCGATCTGCGTGTCCGGCCGCAAGCGGAGTCCGGCGGGGAAAGCCGTCTTCGGCAGCACCACGCAGGCGCTCGTGTTGAACGCGGACCGCCCCGTGTTGACGGTCCCCGGACCGGACGGGGAGTGA
- the udk gene encoding uridine kinase, producing MAIPSFVIGIAGGTGAGKTTVSRLVTRDLGDSVTRIPLDNYYEDLSHLDFEERQEVNYDHPSAFEWELLREHLEALLEGQSVEMPQYDFEIHNREAERVTVEPTDVIVLEGILALYDEDINDMMDLRLFVETDADVRILRRIRRDVIERGRDLEGVIDQYLSTVKPMHEQFIEPSKKHADVIIPEGANSVAVNLLEEKLRAEVEGEAVRSWERGSLEQELGEKRSLDVDGDD from the coding sequence ATGGCTATTCCCTCGTTCGTGATCGGGATCGCGGGGGGGACGGGCGCCGGGAAGACGACCGTCTCCCGGCTCGTCACCCGCGACCTCGGTGACAGCGTCACGCGGATCCCCCTGGACAACTACTACGAGGACCTCTCGCACCTCGACTTCGAGGAGCGGCAGGAGGTCAACTACGACCACCCCTCGGCGTTCGAGTGGGAGCTGCTCCGCGAGCACCTCGAAGCGCTGCTGGAAGGCCAGTCCGTCGAGATGCCCCAGTACGACTTCGAGATCCACAACCGGGAAGCCGAGCGCGTCACCGTCGAGCCGACCGACGTCATCGTGCTGGAGGGCATCCTCGCGCTGTACGACGAGGACATAAACGACATGATGGACCTCCGGCTGTTCGTCGAGACGGACGCCGACGTGCGCATTCTGCGCCGTATCCGTCGGGACGTGATCGAGCGCGGCCGCGACCTCGAAGGCGTCATCGACCAGTACCTCTCGACGGTGAAACCGATGCACGAGCAGTTCATCGAGCCCTCGAAGAAACACGCCGACGTGATCATCCCGGAAGGCGCCAACAGCGTCGCGGTGAACCTCCTCGAAGAGAAGCTTCGCGCCGAGGTCGAGGGCGAAGCGGTCCGGAGCTGGGAGCGCGGCAGCCTCGAACAGGAACTGGGCGAGAAGCGCTCGCTCGACGTCGACGGCGACGATTGA
- a CDS encoding amidohydrolase family protein codes for MQLEGTILVGPDFEPVEGRVVVADGEIARVEERETDSDDVILPAFVNAHTHIGDSIAKEAGEGLSLDELVAPPDGLKHRLLRSASHEEKVAAMARTLRYMESTGTGTFLEFREGGVDGVAALRDALAGEGVEFDGRAVESVVFGRDDPDVLSVADGYGASGARDADFDAVRTETREAGKLFGIHAGERDADDINPAMDLDPDFLVHMVHAEEIHLDRVADRETPIVVCPRSNLVTNVGVPPIRELTERTTVALGTDNVMTDSPSMFREMEFAAKLSDLPAREILRMATLNGAEIAGLNRGVVRKGADADLLVLDGDSDNLAGARDLVRAVVRRAGHADVSRVVIGGETVVPRGE; via the coding sequence ATGCAACTCGAAGGGACCATCCTGGTCGGTCCCGACTTCGAGCCGGTCGAGGGACGGGTCGTCGTCGCGGACGGCGAGATCGCCCGGGTAGAAGAGCGCGAGACGGACAGCGACGACGTGATCCTCCCCGCGTTCGTCAACGCTCACACCCACATCGGCGACTCCATCGCCAAGGAGGCGGGCGAGGGGCTCTCGCTCGACGAGCTTGTCGCCCCCCCGGACGGGCTGAAACACCGTCTCCTGCGGTCGGCCTCCCACGAGGAGAAGGTGGCCGCGATGGCGCGCACCCTGCGGTACATGGAGTCGACGGGGACCGGAACCTTCCTCGAGTTCCGCGAGGGCGGCGTCGACGGCGTCGCCGCGCTCCGCGACGCGCTCGCTGGCGAGGGTGTCGAGTTTGACGGGCGCGCGGTCGAGTCGGTCGTCTTCGGCCGCGACGACCCCGACGTGCTCTCGGTCGCGGACGGGTACGGCGCCTCCGGCGCCCGCGACGCCGACTTCGACGCGGTCCGGACGGAGACGCGCGAGGCCGGCAAGCTGTTCGGGATCCACGCGGGCGAGCGCGACGCGGACGACATCAACCCCGCGATGGACCTCGACCCTGACTTCCTCGTCCACATGGTCCACGCCGAAGAGATCCACCTCGACCGCGTCGCGGACCGAGAGACGCCGATCGTCGTCTGCCCGCGGTCGAACCTCGTGACGAATGTCGGCGTCCCGCCGATCCGCGAGCTGACGGAGCGGACGACCGTCGCGCTCGGCACCGACAACGTGATGACCGACTCGCCGTCGATGTTCCGAGAGATGGAGTTCGCGGCGAAGCTCTCCGATCTCCCCGCCCGGGAGATCCTCCGGATGGCGACGCTAAACGGCGCGGAGATCGCCGGGCTGAACCGCGGCGTGGTCCGGAAGGGCGCCGACGCCGACCTGCTCGTGCTCGACGGGGACTCCGACAACCTCGCCGGCGCGCGCGACCTCGTCCGCGCGGTCGTCAGGCGCGCCGGTCACGCAGACGTCTCGCGGGTCGTGATCGGCGGCGAGACCGTCGTCCCCCGCGGCGAGTGA